The bacterium BMS3Abin11 genome contains the following window.
CCTGTTTTAGCTGGGTTTCCATGCTGGCATTTATCTTGCGCGCTCTTCTGCGCAGTTCGGGTTTCTCACTGCACAGGGCATCGCCATTCAGGACTCGGCAGAGTCCGGGGTTGGTTTCGGCAAAGCCGAGATAGAGGCTGAGTATTTTGCCACAACGGGCTTCAGCATCTTTAGTCTCATCAAGGATACGACGTAGGTGGGTGTAGAGTGATTCTTCTATAAACTCAATCAATCCCCTGTACATGCGTCCTTTGCTGGGAAAGTGCCTGTAAAGGGCTGCTTCTGAAACACCCACTTTCTTCGCCAGAGCGGCTGTTGTGACAGGGCGACTATCGATTTCTTCCAGCATTTTAGCCAGAGTTTCCAGTATTGACTGGGCGCGATTTGTCGGGCGTGTATTCGTCACTTTTATATCGTATTATCAGTTTTTTCGAGAGTGGTGCCTGGTGAATTGTACATGATCGAGTTAATAAAAGCGGATATTACCAGCCTGTCTGTTGATGCTATAGTAAATGCGGCAAACAGCAGCCTGTTGGGAGGAGGGGGTGTTGATGGCGCCATTCATGCGGTCGCCGGTCCTCAGTTACTGGAGGCATGCAGTAAACTGGGTGGTTGCACGGCAGGTGATGTAAAAATGACACCAGGATTTAACCTGCCGGTAAAAATGATTTTGCATACAGTAGGGCCAGTTTGGCATGGAGGGGAAGACGGTGAGAGCGCCGTTTTAGGAAGCTGTTATGAAAAAAGTCTGCAGCTTGGTCTTGAAAAGGGTGCTACCAGCATTGCCTTCCCGTCAATCAGCACCGGTATATACGCTTATCCAAAAAGACAGGCAGCGGTAATAGCGCTGACTGCTATGGCTCAGTTCAGTGAGCAGTATGGGACTATTATTTGTTGTTGTTTCAGTGATTCAGATTTATGGGTTTACCAGAAGGTTATGGTGGCGTTGGAGATGCGGGACTAAAGATAAAAACATACCGGAATGGAGCTTTATATTATTCTTTTGTCTCGAGTCCTTAATCTTTAGCCTGTCTAAGCAGTCAGGGCCCCGTATTAGTCGCTTTCTTGTATTGGTTTATGAAATCATCCTGCCATTTTTTTGGTATGCGATATTGGGAATGCAGCACTGAACTGATAGGGTTGACCATGCCTTTTAAATCCCAACGTATCGCTTTTACCCTGTTAGCTGAAGCCCCTGTGCCGGTTGTTGTCATCCAGCCAATCAGCATGTAGGCGGGGCGATATTCTTTCTCCGCTGCCTGTGTTACCCAGGGTAATGCTTTGTCGGTATTGCGGACATCACTGAAAAGGTATCCCAGGGCGAGATTGTACATTGCCTCACTGTTACCCAATTTAGCGGATTTCTTAAACCACTCCATTGCCTGTTTGTCATCACGGCGGATACCATCTCCATCAGCATAGGCAACTCCAATGTCATTCATTGCCTGTATGTGCCCGAGTTCAGCGGCCTTTTTGTAATAAAATGCAGCGCGCGCCCTATTCTGAGGGCCACCTACACCGCGATAAAGTTTCTCTGCTTTTGCATAACTGCTATTAGGGTTGAATGAGGCCTCTAGAGTCTGTTTCAGCGACAGCAGGTTTTTATGATCAGGGATTTGCAGTAGTGCGGCATTGATTTCCTGCAGTGCGAGATCCTGTTCATCAGCTTTGTATTTTTCTCTTGCATTTTCAGCAATCAGGTTGCCGCTGACAGCCAGTCCGCGTAGTGCTCGCCTGTTTCGAGGGGAAAGTTCAAGCACCTGCTTATAGTAAGTGACAGAGTTGGCATTTTCCGGACTGATAATATTTCCATCCTTGATGGCCGTTCGGGCGTGGGTGAGCAGGCGGTTGATTTTTTTCTGTCTGTTTGAGAGAGCCGGTGGCTTCTTCTCTTCTTTGCTAACGGGGGGTATGGCCTGATGTTGTTTGACCAGTTCATCATTTGACTCATCTGCCAGGAAACGGGATATCAGTTTTGCTGTCTGGTTTTCCTCTACTGGATTGATGTCTGTCCGGGTAGCTGTATCACCAATTTCAGCTTCACTGTCGTTGGTATTTGATTGCAGTTCTGCAAAAGCAGGTGTTTCAGTTTTGGTTTTGATTTCATCGGTAGAAATCGACGGCTTATAAGATGTTGTTGATGTGTCGGGCGAGGCAAGGATTGCTGATGACTCATCCTGTTTGACTGTTGTTTGTCCAATAGGTGCTGTGCCATTTTCTGTCAAAGGACTATTCTCAGATATACCGACAGAATCAGAAGAATTATCCTTCCATATCGATATCACAGCAATTAATGCGATGCTACTGATGAGTGCTGCTGCTAGCAGCTGTAAGCGTTTTTTATGACCATCCTGGATACCTTCAGGTTTATTTAAAAGCCCTCGTATGTAGCCAGTGAATATGGAAAGTTTTTCTCTCCAGGGCAATAAAACTTTTCCAGAATCCTGTTTTTCCTGTACATTTTTATTTTTTGCCTGTGATGCTTTTTTCAGCTCACGAGTCAGGTTGGCTTCCAGCATACGGGAAGGGTCTTTCAACGCGTAATGCCGTTCACGGCGGGTTATACGGATTATCTCGGCCAGCCCATCGCAATCGTCGGTTCTGTCTTCTGCCTTTTTTGCCAGCAGATTATTCAACAGTGGTTGCAGATCGCTGAGCTCATCGGGTAAATCTGGAATCGGGGCATGAACATGGGCATAAAGAACAGCCATGCTGTTTTCGCTGTCATAAGGCACTTTACCGGTCAGCATTTCAAATAGGATGATGCCGAGTGAGTAAATGTCTGTTCGAGGGTCGTTGCCTAAACCATCGGTTTGTTCAGGACTCATGTACTTCGGTGTGCCGATAATCGTCCCGGCACGCGTCAGGTTGGTATTGGAGGTGATGGTTTTAGCGATGCCAAAGTCAGTCAGTACCGCAGAACCATTTTCACGAAACAGGATGTTTTCCGGTTTGACATCGCGATGTATGATACCTACGGAGTGTGCGTAACCCAGCGCCAGTGCGATCTGTCCTGCTATGCTTAATGCCCACTCCGGATCATTTAGATGTTCCTGCATCAAATTGCGCATATTGCCGCCGGCGATATATTCCATGGCGATGAACAACTGGTGCTTCTGCAGGCCAATATTATAGACCGTTATGATGTTGGAATGACTTAACTGGGCAACCATGCGTCCTTCCCTGATGAAGCGTTCGGCATAATCAGGTTCCATTGCCAGCAGAGGGGACATGACTTTGAGGGCCACCTGACGATCGAGCGACTCCTGTACCGCAAGGTAAACCGTTGCAATACCACCACGGCCCAGTTCCGACAGGATTTTATAACCAGGGATATCCGGGTAATTCAGGTTGTCAGTTTCTTCCTGCAAAATGGGTTACCGTGAAGGCTTCAGAAATTCTCTATTTATTACGCATCCAGACAGAGGATGCGTGTGTTGTTTAAGTGGTATAATGATAGGCGATGCGGCCTGTCAAGGGAACACCTTGCCGGGGTTAAGTATGTTATTCGGATCGAACAGGGTTTTCAGTTTCTTCATCCAGTTCAGGGTGACCTGATCAATTTCAAGTGCTATATAGTTCTTTTTTTCAGTACCGATGCCATGCTCGCCTGATAGTGTACCGTCGAGGCCAAGAACCAGTTCAAAAACGGCTGACAGGCAGGGCATGGCCTGCAGAGACTGTTCAGCATTCTGTGTGTCGTAAAGCAGGTTAACATGAATGTTACCATTGCCCGCATGACCGAAATTGACGATGGGGATGCCGTATTTCTCACTAAGTTTTTGCAGTCCCTGCAGCAATGCCGGGATATTGGCGACCGGTACGACGACATCTTCGTTCAGTTTATTCGGTGCTATTTGCCGTAGCGCGGGAGACAGCGCCTTGCGTGTGGCCCATAATTTTTTTGCGCCATCTGCAGAGTCTGAATGATATATCTCGAGCAATGATGCATTGCTGGCAGCGCTACTGATCTGTTTGATTGAATTGGGCATTTCTGTTTCCAGACCATCCACTTCAATCAACAACAGTGCAGCAGAATCATCGGGAATGTGGACACCAGGTTTATTTTTTACCAGTTTGATGGATGCCTGATCAAGAAATTCCAGCGCAGTGGGTATCAGGGACTGGTTCATGATGGCGACTATCGCATCGGTTGCACCCTGGATGGAGTTGTAACAGGCGGTCAGCGTTCTGCTGGACTGCGGCAGGGGGAGTAGTTTCAAGGTCGCTTCGGTTATGATCGCCAGCGTTCCTTCGCTGCCAATCAGCAGACGTGTCAGGTCATAGCCCGTCACACCCTTGGTAGTTTTTACACCTGTATGCAGGGTGTCTCCATTTGCTGTGACTGCAATCAGGCTGAGGGTGTTTTCACGCGTAGTGGAATACTTTATTGCACGAGGACCTGCGGCATTAAAACCCAGGTTGCCGCCAACGGTGCAGACGCTGGCACTGCCCGGATCCGGAGCCCAGAAAAAACCGTTTTCTGCCGCACAATCCTGAACCGCCTGATTGGTGACGCCGGGTTCTACGCGCATCAGCCTGTTGCTGACGTCGACTTCAATGATCCGGTTCATCTGTTCCATCGACATTACCAACCCACCCTGTACCGGGACTGAGCCACCTGTCGTACCGGTGCCGCGCCCGCGGACAGTTAGAGGTATTTTATAGCGATTGCATAATGTAGTGATAGCGACGACTTCATCATGCGTGACCGGTAGAGCGACGGCCTGTGGTGCTGCATGTTTGCGGGAGTTATCGAAGCCATAGGTCCAGCATTCGGCCATATCCAGAAGTAGTCTTTCCGGTGACAGGCAGGGTTTCAGCAAAATGAGAAAATCATCATCCAGGTTTTTGGGAGGATCTTTAGATGATTTTTCAGATGATTCTTCTGGTAGCATAGAATCAGGTTCTAATCTTTTTGATTAGATCACGGGTAGAACGTTGATAGCGAAAAGGGATGGAATGAACTTCGCCACCACCCTGAATAACCTCTGCAGCACCGACAATATCTTCCACCGGCCAATCGCCGCCCTTGACCAGAATATCAGGCTTAAGCAGGCGGATTAGTTCCAGTGGTGTCTCTGCATCGAAGGGGATGACTATGTCAACACTTTGCAGGGCAGCGAGTAATGCCAGTCTGTCAGACAGGGGGTTGACGGGTCTGCCTCTTCCCTTGTTCAGCCGGCGTACCGAAGCATCAGTATTCACTGCCACCAGCAGGCAGTTTCCCAGTTGTGCTGCTTCTTCAAGATAGCTGACATGACCTCGATGCAGAATATCAAAACAGCCATTTGTGAACACCAGGGGGCGAGGAAGACTGGTCAGCAGATGGCCGTTAGCATCTGTTTCAGCAAGAATTTTGTTTTCGATACTAGCCATGAATACTGATAGAGCAGGCTTATACCGGCCCCAGAAGCTGAGTGTCGATTAGATCACACAGGCAATGAATAATTATGATGTGAATTTCCTGTATTCGTGCTGTCGACTTTGCCGGTACTGACAGAAAAATATCATCATCATTCAGTATGCCTGCCAGATCGCCGCCGGTATCGCCGGAGAGTACCACGCAGTGCATTTGTCGTTGATGCGCTGACAT
Protein-coding sequences here:
- the slmA gene encoding nucleoid occlusion factor SlmA; protein product: MTNTRPTNRAQSILETLAKMLEEIDSRPVTTAALAKKVGVSEAALYRHFPSKGRMYRGLIEFIEESLYTHLRRILDETKDAEARCGKILSLYLGFAETNPGLCRVLNGDALCSEKPELRRRARKINASMETQLKQVFREAMFNDARPLPATESARLLMSVALGRVNQYIASDFKVLPTEEWHEQWALLSSLLFENLDRNN
- the ymdB gene encoding O-acetyl-ADP-ribose deacetylase, translated to MIELIKADITSLSVDAIVNAANSSLLGGGGVDGAIHAVAGPQLLEACSKLGGCTAGDVKMTPGFNLPVKMILHTVGPVWHGGEDGESAVLGSCYEKSLQLGLEKGATSIAFPSISTGIYAYPKRQAAVIALTAMAQFSEQYGTIICCCFSDSDLWVYQKVMVALEMRD
- the spk1 gene encoding serine/threonine-protein kinase PK-1; protein product: MQEETDNLNYPDIPGYKILSELGRGGIATVYLAVQESLDRQVALKVMSPLLAMEPDYAERFIREGRMVAQLSHSNIITVYNIGLQKHQLFIAMEYIAGGNMRNLMQEHLNDPEWALSIAGQIALALGYAHSVGIIHRDVKPENILFRENGSAVLTDFGIAKTITSNTNLTRAGTIIGTPKYMSPEQTDGLGNDPRTDIYSLGIILFEMLTGKVPYDSENSMAVLYAHVHAPIPDLPDELSDLQPLLNNLLAKKAEDRTDDCDGLAEIIRITRRERHYALKDPSRMLEANLTRELKKASQAKNKNVQEKQDSGKVLLPWREKLSIFTGYIRGLLNKPEGIQDGHKKRLQLLAAALISSIALIAVISIWKDNSSDSVGISENSPLTENGTAPIGQTTVKQDESSAILASPDTSTTSYKPSISTDEIKTKTETPAFAELQSNTNDSEAEIGDTATRTDINPVEENQTAKLISRFLADESNDELVKQHQAIPPVSKEEKKPPALSNRQKKINRLLTHARTAIKDGNIISPENANSVTYYKQVLELSPRNRRALRGLAVSGNLIAENAREKYKADEQDLALQEINAALLQIPDHKNLLSLKQTLEASFNPNSSYAKAEKLYRGVGGPQNRARAAFYYKKAAELGHIQAMNDIGVAYADGDGIRRDDKQAMEWFKKSAKLGNSEAMYNLALGYLFSDVRNTDKALPWVTQAAEKEYRPAYMLIGWMTTTGTGASANRVKAIRWDLKGMVNPISSVLHSQYRIPKKWQDDFINQYKKATNTGP
- a CDS encoding putative FAD-linked oxidoreductase, whose product is MLPEESSEKSSKDPPKNLDDDFLILLKPCLSPERLLLDMAECWTYGFDNSRKHAAPQAVALPVTHDEVVAITTLCNRYKIPLTVRGRGTGTTGGSVPVQGGLVMSMEQMNRIIEVDVSNRLMRVEPGVTNQAVQDCAAENGFFWAPDPGSASVCTVGGNLGFNAAGPRAIKYSTTRENTLSLIAVTANGDTLHTGVKTTKGVTGYDLTRLLIGSEGTLAIITEATLKLLPLPQSSRTLTACYNSIQGATDAIVAIMNQSLIPTALEFLDQASIKLVKNKPGVHIPDDSAALLLIEVDGLETEMPNSIKQISSAASNASLLEIYHSDSADGAKKLWATRKALSPALRQIAPNKLNEDVVVPVANIPALLQGLQKLSEKYGIPIVNFGHAGNGNIHVNLLYDTQNAEQSLQAMPCLSAVFELVLGLDGTLSGEHGIGTEKKNYIALEIDQVTLNWMKKLKTLFDPNNILNPGKVFP
- a CDS encoding D-beta-D-heptose 1-phosphate adenylyltransferase yields the protein MASIENKILAETDANGHLLTSLPRPLVFTNGCFDILHRGHVSYLEEAAQLGNCLLVAVNTDASVRRLNKGRGRPVNPLSDRLALLAALQSVDIVIPFDAETPLELIRLLKPDILVKGGDWPVEDIVGAAEVIQGGGEVHSIPFRYQRSTRDLIKKIRT